In a single window of the Pongo abelii isolate AG06213 chromosome 1, NHGRI_mPonAbe1-v2.0_pri, whole genome shotgun sequence genome:
- the PLA2G2D gene encoding group IID secretory phospholipase A2 codes for MELALLCGLVVMAGVIPIQGGILNLNKMVKQVTGKTPILFYWPYGCHCGPGGRGQPKDVTDWCCQTHDCCYVHLKTQGCGIYKDYYRYNFSQGDIHCSDKGSWCEQQLCACDKEVAFCLKRNLDTYQKRLHFYWRPHCRGQTPGC; via the exons ATGGAACTTGCACTGCTATGTGGGCTGGTGGTGATGGCTG GTGTGATTCCAATCCAGGGCGGGATCCTGAATCTGAACAAGATGGTCAAGCAAGTGACTGGGAAAACGCCCATCCTCTTCTACTGGCCCTACGGCTGTCACTGTGGACCAGGTGGCAGAGGCCAGCCCAAAGATGTCACGGACTG GTGCTGCCAGACCCATGACTGCTGCTATGTCCACCTGAAGACCCAGGGGTGTGGCATCTACAAGGACTATTACAGATACAACTTTTCCCAGGGGGACATCCACTGCT CTGACAAGGGAAGCTGGTGTGAGCAGCAGCTGTGTGCCTGTGACAAGGAGGTGGCCTTCTGCCTGAAGCGCAACCTGGACACCTACCAGAAGCGACTGCATTTCTACTGGCGGCCCCACTGCCGGGGCCAGACTCCTGGGTGCTAG